From Mytilus edulis chromosome 8, xbMytEdul2.2, whole genome shotgun sequence, one genomic window encodes:
- the LOC139484182 gene encoding uncharacterized protein — protein sequence MAEIPTQNDSLALYEYMCQNIVGTKEHVNTCRLMNTVRDNVQSDKQWTVITSGSFGEGLEMRGSDVDLVRVHKDIEVCENTNIHFNPATSYFEMEMNDTHPGYTQLRLVYSFFPIILQSCHRIRSEYYYSNSLHNQRFSKSLFSTFHGPCISDNNELYDIAFCLHCKSWITPANKWKTRSNKSWPETFVKEAIVKHGVLFVPVGSKGSTNEELEWRISFSVGEKLLLYSFTHTQLLCYALLKIFLKDIIDTDTECTELLCSYFMKTMMFWMSEEFSPSIWKPENLISCFMRCFRRLSYYVKYSVCPHYFIPEHNLFENKIKAHAQENLLSKLYLLNTYDWRCILLSDQISSFQEKSFDCTIKSSNFHIHTVKQLTSTNRVKAEDFRSTFSLNAKKLISRILSIESYKIKKMYIYNISKFCLKSNQLPPLDDVLLSNNKYYYKQSNIYITSLMLNTRHDAVSGWLMFASLFYRNKQYNAALCVLKYALSKCTREKLSKIVNFLDIYYEREALLNLPLFKKMSIVQLKKILVLDNVVFVNNSALVPDELKFDVQIMGTFHIPPVVYAHFLMFLCYYHLNKTRHCQKCLRKLQSTVRDRYFISNEYLDAISHNILARSFQFSGYMKLARNAYLESISLEPHKMLNTASWRLSRMR from the exons ATGGCag AAATTCCAACACAAAATGATTCGTTAGCTCTGTATGAATATATGTGTCAGAATATAGTTGGAACAAAGGAACACGTTAACACATGCAGATTGATGAACACGGTCAGAGACAATGTACAAAGCGACAAACAATGGACAGTTATAACCAGTGGTAGTTTTGGAGAAGGTTTGGAGATGCGAGGTAGTGATGTAGATTTAGTGCGGGTTCATAAAGATATTGAAGTTTGTGAAAATACAAACATTCATTTTAATCCTGCAACAAGTTATTTTGAAATGGAAATGAACGATACACATCCAGGTTACACGCAGCTACGTTTAGTTTACAGCTTTTTTCCGATTATTTTGCAATCCTGTCATAGGATTAGAAGTGAATACTACTATTCAAACTCTTTACATAATCAACGATTTTCAAAAAGTCTGTTTTCTACTTTTCATGGTCCATGTATATCTGACAACAATGAATTGTATGACATTGCATTCTGCTTACATTGTAAATCTTGGATTACACCAGCAAACAAATGGAAGACACGGTCAAACAAATCATGGCCTGAAACCTTTGTGAAAGAGGCTATTGTAAAACACGGCGTTCTTTTTGTCCCAGTAGGATCGAAAGGATCTACAAATGAAGAGCTAGAATGGCGAATCTCTTTTTCCGTTGGAGAAAAGCTTCTACTTTATTCTTTTACACATACACAATTATTATGTTATGctcttttgaaaatttttcttaaagacattatagatacagatacaGAATGTACAGAATTGCTTTGTTCATATTTCATGAAAACAATGATGTTTTGGATGTCTGAGGAATTTTCTCCATCAATATGGAAACCTGAAAACTTGATATCATGTTTCATGAGATGCTTCAGGAGGCTTTCATATTATGTAAAATACTCAGTTTGTCCGCATTATTTTATTCCAGAACATAATTTATTTGAGAACAAAATCAAAGCACACGCACAAGAAAACCTTTTAAGCAAGTTGTATCTTCTTAACACTTATGATTGGCGATGTATTCTATTGTCAGACCAAATCTCGAGTTTCCAAGAAAAATCATTTGACTGTACCATAAAGTCAAGTAATTTCCATATTCACACTGTGAAACAATTAACATCTACAAATAGAGTAAAGGCAGAGGATTTCAGGTCGACGTTTAGTTTGAATGCGAAAAAACTGATAAGCAGGATATTGTCCATTGAgagttataaaattaaaaaaatgtacatctacaatatttcaaaattttgtttgaaaagtaACCAGTTGCCGCCATTGGATGATGTATTACTAtccaataacaaatattattataaacaaagcaatatatatataacttctcTGATGCTGAATACACGTCATGATGCTGTATCAGGATGGCTGATGTTTGCTTCGCTATTCTACAGAAATAAGCAATACAATGCTGCTCTTTGCGTCCTTAAGTATGCTCTATCAAAATGTACCCGGGAGAAACTTAGCAAAATCGTGaattttttagatatttattatGAACGTGAAGCACTTTTGaatttgcctttatttaaaaagaTGAGTATTGTTCAGTTGAAGAAAATTTTAGTACTAGATAATGTGGTATTTGTGAACAATTCTGCGTTAGTACCTGATGAGCTGAAATTCGATGTACAGATTATGGGAACATTCCATATACCACCAGTAGTATATGCTCATTtccttatgtttctttgttattatcaTCTTAACAAGACAAGACATTGTCAGAAGTGTCTTCGAAAATTACAATCAACTGTAAGGGATCGCTATttcatatcaaatgaatatctcGATGCTATATCTCACAACATCCTAGCTAGAAGTTTTCAATTTTCTGGATACATGAAATTAGCCAGAAATGCGTATTTGGAATCTATATCATTAGAACCGCATAAAATGTTGAACACTGCTTCATGGAGACTCTCGCGGATGCGTTAG